Genomic segment of Deltaproteobacteria bacterium:
TTTATAGGTAACATAAACTACCCCCCTGAAGGATCGTTGTCATTGGTTTCTCCTTTTATTAAGGTTTTCTCTCAAATCAAGGATATCTCAATTTCACGGTCCTTCATAGTTTCTACCTGGCTAAAAAAAATCTTTTATCTTTTGATCTTAATCCCGTCAATCCCGTCTAAAAATAAGCTTTTAATTCTTTTTCTTTTGACAGGATTTACAGGATCAACAGGATTTTAAAACCCTCAAAGCTCTTTTTTCTCTTGCTCTTATCCTGTCAATCCCGTTAATCCCGCCTGCCCCGTTAAATCTCTTAACGGGGTCTAAAAACAAATCTTTTAATTCTTTTTTCTTTGACTGACTCTACTCAATATAGGTCGCTTTCCCTATTTTCAAGAGAAATTCCTTTTTATGGCAGCGGTGAGTTATATGCCATACATGACCCGGTATAAATATTCTGTTCGCTCTTGCCATCTCTTTCCTTAAACACCCCTTTTTACCCCCAAAATAGGCCTTCTAAGCCTATTTTCAGGCCTTTTTCAAGACCTTTTCCTTTAACTTTCAACTACTTAACTAGGTCCGACCCCAGCACTGGCAGTGATCGTATCCGGCTCTTCATTTCCTTGAATAATCTTCCCAAAATTTTTTACTATTATATAATGCTTCAAGACATTTTGACTTTACTCTTTCCAAACTTTCGTTGTTAACATCAGTTAACGCTTTAATTCGTTTATTGATTTCAATCAATGCACTGCCAGCTAATTCAACGTTACTTACTTCATTTTCATCCCACATCTCATCAACATTATCACACACCTGTTGTGCATAGGAATGCAGGTTATATTTATCACGCAATTTGCTTAAAATATTATCAACCTCTCTCATAGTTTTAAGACTTCCTCTTGGATTAGATACTAGGCTATAGCCAATGGAAGAGTCTAAAATTTCTGACCATCCCGCATCTGACACTTTATACATTTCTACAAATAATAAAAGCCAAGCGTCTTTGCCTGACCTAATACCATGTATCAGTTGTTTGCTTCTATTAGAATTACTAAATATATAGTTTAGTATTTCTTGAGAGTTATATTTGGTAAGCGCAACTTTGATATTGTTTGCATTAAATGGTTTAATTTCTATCAACTTATCACGTTCAATCCCTAATACATTTTGGGAACTCCCTGATATAACAATAAACAAGACAATAAAGCTAATTATTTTCATATTTTCTCCAATAAATTACCTTACAATAAGTATATCTCCAGTAGGTATATCATTACGACCATCCCCTGCATTCAAAATCAAACAACCTTTTGAAGCAGTATCATTTTTGTATTTATTATCTCCATGTATCCAAAAGGAATCAGGGTTTCTTCCCATGGAAGATATTTTTGCTCTTGTGAAAGAATCGGGTGTTATTCTTCTCCAAGTAGTTCTTCCAACTTCAATCGGTGGTCCTATGGTATACATACCACTTGGTGTTGGCCCCATATTTTTAACATTTTCCATTTTAGGATTATTTATCCCATTAGAGTATCCTGAGTAAACACGAGCATTAACAATAACTTTACCCTTACTAGTACAACGCAAGTTAGCGGAATTCCGAGAGTAAACACAAATTAAACCTGATGGATCAGTGAAGTTAACCGGATTCTGAGAGACATAAGAATAAAGATTGTAATCCCCCCCGGCAAACCCAATAGGATCTTTGGAGATAAACCTCCCCACCTCCGCATCATAAAACCTGGCCCGGTAATAATAAAGCCCCGCCTCGGCATCCCACTCTCTGCCCGTATAGGTATAATTCTTATCAAGAGAACCTTTCGCAAGATTTCCAAAGGAATCATAACCAAAGCTGTAACCGGGCTCCGCCGCACCTGAGGCATTGGTCAGCTTCATTACCGATCCCAAACCATCGGCATGATAGTAATACCAGTTCCCGCCCGTCTTGATGGCCAGCGGCTCGTCAATTCCTGGACCGTGAATAAACTCTTTAGTTAATACTCCATTCTCATAAACAGCAACAATATCCTCATTGTCATAGAAATAATTGATCGTTGATAACAGCGTTCCATCTGTTGTCACCTTTCTTTCGATCCGCCTGCCACTTACGTCGTACTTGTACTCAACAACGGTGGAAGAAAGCCCGAAAACACGCTTTACACGAATGAGCCTCTCTTCATAGTCATAACCGTAATCAACGCTGTCAGCCACATCCGTAAAGGGCGTCTGGTAGCCTTTACCCGCCACATCATAATAGGTAAATCCGCCAACGGTAGTCGAATTGGTAAAATCAGGATCAAAGCCGGGATAATAGTTATTTATAAGATCATTCTCATGGGCCTGCCTGTTGCCGATAGCATCATAGGTGTAATTTTCGAACATGGCGCCCTCGGTACTGGTATGTGAAGCAAACCTGAGACGATAAAGATCGTCATAGATGTAGGAGATTTTTTTGCCGTCGGTAGCATTGCTCAAACGGTTCCCCACCTTATCGTAGCTATAAACGGTACTGGAAACACCCGGGGTGTCTATGCCAACCATGCGGCCGGAAGCGTCATAAGAGTAGTTTGTAAAAACAGTATTTGGATAAGTCAGCTTCTCCCGGCTTCCGTCCACCCGGTAGTCATAATCGAAGACTCCCGGCTCTGCTGTGATCGTATCGAGTTGATTTGCATCGGTATAAGTGTAAGTTATGGTCCGATTGAGACCCATGCCATCGTTAA
This window contains:
- a CDS encoding DUF2778 domain-containing protein gives rise to the protein MARANRNFIPDHIWDDGSIQSIIDALNKATFMSYSAAGCGSCGGGVDKLTQVTDANGKSTTYTYDKLGRLLTETDATGLQKSFDYNPNRYEYTKTDARGIAITYVNDYMGRLTEKKVEGVTKETYSYYINGRLHRASKDDLTYTYTYYADGQVRDVTDSKGKKLSYKYDALGIRTEVNINDGMGLNRTITYTYTDANQLDTITAEPGVFDYDYRVDGSREKLTYPNTVFTNYSYDASGRMVGIDTPGVSSTVYSYDKVGNRLSNATDGKKISYIYDDLYRLRFASHTSTEGAMFENYTYDAIGNRQAHENDLINNYYPGFDPDFTNSTTVGGFTYYDVAGKGYQTPFTDVADSVDYGYDYEERLIRVKRVFGLSSTVVEYKYDVSGRRIERKVTTDGTLLSTINYFYDNEDIVAVYENGVLTKEFIHGPGIDEPLAIKTGGNWYYYHADGLGSVMKLTNASGAAEPGYSFGYDSFGNLAKGSLDKNYTYTGREWDAEAGLYYYRARFYDAEVGRFISKDPIGFAGGDYNLYSYVSQNPVNFTDPSGLICVYSRNSANLRCTSKGKVIVNARVYSGYSNGINNPKMENVKNMGPTPSGMYTIGPPIEVGRTTWRRITPDSFTRAKISSMGRNPDSFWIHGDNKYKNDTASKGCLILNAGDGRNDIPTGDILIVR